From the genome of Sphingobacterium kitahiroshimense, one region includes:
- the nuoL gene encoding NADH-quinone oxidoreductase subunit L: MRDLIWLIPLLPLIGFVINGIGRQVLSKSLVGFIGSGTVFISFLLSCTLFVSIYEARALGETGRISQHIFDWIKIGNLEVSLSFLVDPLSAIMLLVVTGIGFLIHIYSISYMQHDGGFAKYFAYLNLFIFFMLILVMGSNYLVMFIGWEGVGLCSYLLIGFWYKNSDYGAAAKKAFVMNRIGDLGFLIAIFFILNTFGSLEFSTVFESAKSFPIGDVTILTITLLLFVAATGKSAQIPLFTWLPDAMAGPTPVSALIHAATMVTAGIYMIARSNILFVLSPLTLQIIAIIGVCTALFAAATALTQNDIKKVLAYSTVSQLGYMFLGLGVGAFTGAFFHVLTHAFFKALLFLGAGSVIHGMSDEQDMRKMGGLKKALPITYMTMLIGTIAISGIPPFSGFFSKDEILAHAFAANPVYWVLGFIGALMTSFYMFRLIYLTFFGSFRGTEEQKHHLHESPKSMTLPLIVLAILAIFGGVLNLPEVLGGQTWLATFLSPVFADGASLQHIHTITHSTEYMLMGVSVVGVLVMAFVAYNKYVKQGSVPEHNQVTRTGLAKLSYHKFYVDEIYELLIIKPINWLSVFLARIVDGLGIDGLVNGIGKSSFMTGKGVRLLQSGNVGFYLLLMVVGAIAIFLYGLLSF, translated from the coding sequence ATGCGTGATTTAATTTGGTTAATTCCTTTATTGCCGTTGATTGGTTTTGTCATCAATGGAATAGGACGACAGGTGCTTTCAAAAAGTTTAGTTGGATTTATCGGTAGCGGTACCGTATTTATTTCGTTTTTATTGAGCTGTACTCTTTTTGTATCCATTTATGAGGCGCGTGCACTTGGTGAAACAGGTAGGATTAGCCAACATATTTTTGATTGGATTAAAATCGGGAATTTGGAAGTCTCACTTTCCTTTTTAGTGGATCCTCTAAGTGCGATTATGTTATTAGTAGTAACAGGAATTGGCTTTTTGATACATATCTATTCGATAAGTTATATGCAACATGATGGAGGATTTGCAAAGTATTTTGCTTATTTAAATCTCTTTATCTTTTTCATGTTGATCTTAGTCATGGGATCCAATTATTTGGTCATGTTTATTGGTTGGGAAGGTGTTGGACTTTGTTCTTATTTACTGATCGGGTTTTGGTATAAAAACAGTGATTATGGTGCCGCGGCTAAGAAAGCATTTGTGATGAATCGTATCGGAGATTTAGGCTTCCTAATTGCGATCTTTTTTATCTTAAATACTTTTGGATCCTTGGAATTTTCCACCGTGTTTGAGTCAGCAAAAAGTTTCCCAATAGGAGATGTGACGATCTTAACGATTACGCTATTACTCTTTGTAGCAGCAACCGGTAAATCGGCTCAGATTCCTTTATTTACCTGGTTGCCCGATGCGATGGCTGGTCCAACTCCCGTTTCTGCTTTAATACACGCAGCAACGATGGTAACTGCAGGGATTTACATGATTGCCCGTTCAAATATTTTATTTGTATTATCTCCTTTGACGCTTCAGATCATTGCGATAATCGGCGTTTGTACCGCTCTATTTGCAGCAGCAACTGCACTGACACAGAATGATATTAAAAAAGTATTAGCCTATTCTACAGTATCCCAATTGGGTTATATGTTCTTGGGATTAGGAGTTGGTGCATTTACGGGTGCCTTCTTTCATGTTTTAACACATGCCTTTTTTAAGGCTTTACTATTCTTGGGTGCGGGCTCTGTGATACATGGCATGAGTGATGAGCAAGACATGCGAAAAATGGGAGGTCTTAAAAAGGCTTTACCCATCACGTATATGACCATGCTGATCGGTACCATTGCCATTTCAGGTATACCTCCATTTTCAGGTTTTTTCTCTAAAGATGAAATTTTAGCACATGCTTTTGCTGCTAATCCAGTTTACTGGGTACTAGGGTTTATCGGTGCTTTGATGACATCTTTTTATATGTTTAGGTTGATTTATTTGACTTTCTTTGGCTCTTTTAGAGGAACAGAAGAGCAAAAGCACCATCTCCACGAATCCCCTAAATCAATGACTTTGCCATTAATTGTTTTAGCCATATTAGCTATCTTCGGTGGTGTGCTTAATCTTCCTGAGGTATTAGGAGGTCAAACTTGGCTAGCAACATTTCTGTCTCCTGTCTTTGCTGATGGAGCAAGTTTGCAACATATTCATACAATAACTCACAGTACTGAATATATGTTGATGGGAGTTTCTGTTGTGGGGGTTTTGGTCATGGCATTTGTTGCCTATAACAAATATGTGAAACAGGGATCGGTGCCTGAACATAACCAGGTGACCAGAACAGGTCTTGCAAAACTTTCTTACCATAAGTTTTATGTGGATGAGATTTATGAATTATTAATTATAAAACCGATTAATTGGCTTTCCGTATTTCTAGCAAGAATAGTTGATGGCTTAGGAATAGACGGTTTAGTCAATGGAATTGGTAAATCGTCCTTTATGACTGGAAAAGGAGTTCGCCTTTTACAAAGTGGAAATGTAGGTTTCTATCTTTTACTGATGGTCGTTGGAGCGATAGCCATCTTTTTATACGGTTTATTGAGTTTTTAA
- the nuoK gene encoding NADH-quinone oxidoreductase subunit NuoK — translation METAVQQLQGVPINHYLIFCGLIFAIGVIGVLIRRNVIIMMMSIELMLNAVNLLLAAFSVHHGDASGQVFVFFIMALAAAEVAVGLAIIIMVYRNTKSIDIESLHKLRW, via the coding sequence ATGGAAACAGCAGTTCAACAATTACAAGGTGTTCCTATAAATCATTATTTGATTTTTTGTGGATTGATTTTCGCCATTGGCGTGATCGGAGTATTGATACGTCGTAATGTTATCATTATGATGATGTCAATTGAATTGATGTTAAATGCAGTAAATCTCTTATTAGCGGCATTCTCTGTTCATCATGGTGATGCTTCGGGACAGGTTTTTGTATTTTTTATTATGGCTCTGGCAGCAGCCGAAGTGGCGGTGGGTCTAGCTATTATTATTATGGTGTATCGCAATACGAAGTCGATAGACATTGAATCACTACATAAACTTCGTTGGTAA
- a CDS encoding 2Fe-2S iron-sulfur cluster-binding protein produces MAEEVKLKVIIDGIPVEVAPGTTILNAAREIGGDIVPPAMCYYSKLEGTGGKCRTCLVKVSKGSEKDPRPMPKLVASCRTTVMDGMEVENITSPDVVEARKAIVEMLLINHPLDCPVCDQAGECKLQDLGFEHGSAQTRYEFDRRTFERIDIGDKIQLHMNRCILCYRCVFVADQITDKRVHGIIGRGDHSEISTYIQNVVENDFSGNVIDVCPVGALTDKTFRFKNRVWFTKPVDAHRDCPTCSGKVTLWYKGPDVIRVTARKDEFGEVEEFICNTCRYDKKETIDWKLEEPTPISDQSVIASNHYTRFNPPAVIKIDPVLQEQNLEQLARTEKLK; encoded by the coding sequence ATGGCAGAAGAGGTTAAATTGAAAGTTATTATAGATGGTATTCCTGTAGAAGTTGCGCCAGGAACAACAATTTTGAATGCAGCACGTGAAATTGGTGGCGATATCGTTCCCCCAGCAATGTGCTATTATTCTAAGTTGGAAGGTACAGGTGGTAAATGCCGTACCTGCTTAGTGAAAGTTTCGAAGGGATCTGAAAAAGATCCACGTCCCATGCCTAAGTTGGTCGCCTCCTGCCGTACGACTGTGATGGATGGAATGGAAGTAGAGAACATCACTTCTCCAGATGTTGTGGAAGCAAGAAAAGCGATTGTGGAGATGTTGCTGATTAATCACCCTCTAGATTGTCCTGTTTGTGATCAGGCTGGAGAATGTAAATTGCAAGATTTAGGTTTTGAGCACGGCTCTGCGCAGACGCGATATGAGTTTGATCGAAGAACATTTGAACGTATTGATATAGGAGATAAAATTCAACTGCATATGAATCGATGCATTTTGTGCTATCGATGTGTGTTTGTTGCAGATCAGATTACTGATAAACGCGTGCACGGTATCATTGGTCGCGGAGATCATTCCGAAATCTCAACTTATATTCAAAATGTTGTAGAGAATGATTTTTCAGGAAATGTAATTGACGTTTGTCCTGTAGGGGCTTTAACTGATAAAACATTCCGCTTTAAAAATAGGGTTTGGTTTACAAAACCGGTAGATGCTCATCGCGATTGCCCAACGTGTTCGGGCAAGGTGACTTTATGGTACAAAGGACCTGACGTGATACGTGTCACTGCACGCAAAGATGAGTTTGGAGAGGTAGAAGAATTTATTTGTAATACCTGTCGGTATGATAAAAAAGAAACCATCGACTGGAAGTTAGAGGAACCGACCCCAATTAGTGACCAGTCTGTGATTGCATCTAATCATTATACACGCTTTAATCCACCAGCTGTTATCAAAATAGATCCTGTACTGCAGGAACAAAATTTAGAACAGTTGGCCAGAACAGAAAAATTGAAATAA
- a CDS encoding NuoI/complex I 23 kDa subunit family protein — MQPLSNRKKVLAQQPMNFMERIYFPAIIKGLSITLKHFFKKIPTVKYPEEQRPYSKNFRGQHSLKRDEEGRERCTACGLCALSCPAEAITMTAAERTNEEKDLYREEKYAAVYEINMLRCIFCGLCEEACPKEAIYLDGPHVTADYLRKDFIYGKDKLVEPKFDITKLNS; from the coding sequence ATGCAACCATTAAGTAATAGAAAAAAAGTTTTGGCGCAACAACCAATGAATTTTATGGAGCGGATCTATTTTCCAGCTATTATAAAAGGTTTGTCCATTACTCTAAAGCATTTTTTTAAGAAAATACCAACTGTTAAATATCCAGAGGAACAGCGTCCTTATTCTAAGAACTTTCGAGGACAACATTCTTTAAAGCGAGATGAAGAGGGACGTGAAAGATGTACAGCATGTGGTTTATGTGCCCTATCTTGTCCTGCGGAGGCCATTACTATGACTGCTGCCGAGAGAACTAACGAAGAAAAGGATTTGTATCGTGAAGAAAAATATGCCGCCGTGTATGAAATTAATATGTTGCGCTGTATTTTTTGTGGTCTATGTGAAGAGGCGTGCCCTAAAGAAGCCATTTATTTGGATGGTCCACATGTTACTGCCGATTATCTTCGTAAAGATTTTATTTATGGTAAGGATAAATTGGTAGAGCCAAAATTTGATATTACAAAATTGAATAGTTAA
- a CDS encoding NADH-quinone oxidoreductase subunit J, translating to MTVFYLVAFLSIFFALMTIFTKNPVHSVLYLVITFFTFTIHYILLNAQFLAAVNFIVYMGAIMVLFLFVLMLLNLNKDTEPMKSNLVKMMGVIAGCCLVVVLFGALRVFDISNPLVAKDPDIGLVKNLGKVLFKEFLLPFELSSILLLTAIIGAVLLGKKEPKKI from the coding sequence ATGACTGTTTTTTATTTAGTTGCTTTCTTATCGATTTTTTTCGCGCTGATGACCATCTTCACGAAAAATCCTGTGCATAGTGTTTTATATCTTGTGATTACGTTTTTCACGTTTACCATTCATTATATTTTACTTAATGCACAATTCCTTGCTGCGGTTAATTTTATCGTCTATATGGGGGCTATTATGGTTCTCTTTCTATTCGTGTTGATGTTACTGAATCTGAATAAGGATACGGAACCCATGAAATCAAATCTTGTAAAAATGATGGGTGTTATTGCAGGTTGTTGTCTTGTTGTTGTTCTTTTTGGTGCATTACGAGTTTTTGACATCTCCAATCCATTGGTCGCTAAAGATCCTGATATTGGGCTAGTGAAAAATTTGGGAAAAGTATTATTTAAAGAGTTTTTGCTCCCGTTTGAATTGTCTTCAATTCTTTTGTTAACGGCTATTATTGGAGCAGTATTATTGGGGAAAAAAGAACCAAAAAAAATATAA
- the nuoH gene encoding NADH-quinone oxidoreductase subunit NuoH yields MELSFVIEKFVLVTLVFVITLVIAMYSTLAERKIAGFMQDRYGPDRAGIFGLLQPLCDGGKFFFKEEIIPAGAHKALFILGPTIAIITACISSAVIPWGQSLTIGDRVISLQVADVNVGILYMFGVIALGVYGIMLGGWASNNKFSLMGAVRAASQSISYEIAMGLSIIALLMVTQSLSLRDIVAQQSGFLNWNIWAQPLGFIIFMVCAFAECNRVPFDLPECETELVGGYHTEYSSMKLGLYMFSEYINMFVSSALMASLYFGGYNFPFMHDLGLSENWITIIGVLAFFVKIFAFIFFFMWVRWTLPRFRYDQLMNLGWKMLIPLAIANIVLTGIITLIKDTYFS; encoded by the coding sequence ATGGAGTTGTCATTTGTCATAGAAAAATTCGTCCTTGTTACTTTGGTTTTTGTGATCACGCTTGTGATTGCGATGTACTCAACATTGGCAGAACGTAAGATCGCCGGCTTTATGCAGGATCGTTATGGTCCGGATCGAGCGGGAATATTTGGTTTATTACAACCTTTATGTGATGGTGGTAAGTTTTTCTTTAAAGAGGAAATAATTCCCGCTGGAGCACACAAAGCCTTGTTTATTCTTGGGCCCACGATCGCTATTATTACTGCCTGCATTAGTTCTGCGGTGATACCTTGGGGGCAATCGTTAACGATTGGTGATCGCGTTATTTCACTGCAGGTTGCCGATGTCAATGTGGGCATTCTTTATATGTTTGGTGTTATTGCACTTGGTGTGTATGGTATTATGTTAGGTGGCTGGGCTTCGAATAATAAGTTTTCGCTTATGGGAGCTGTTAGAGCGGCTTCACAAAGTATCAGTTATGAGATTGCTATGGGGCTTTCAATTATAGCACTTTTGATGGTGACGCAATCGCTATCTTTAAGAGATATCGTTGCCCAGCAATCAGGTTTTTTAAATTGGAACATTTGGGCGCAACCTTTAGGATTTATCATTTTTATGGTTTGTGCTTTTGCTGAATGTAACCGTGTTCCCTTTGATTTACCAGAATGTGAGACCGAATTGGTCGGAGGTTATCATACCGAATATTCTTCCATGAAACTGGGACTGTACATGTTTTCAGAATATATCAATATGTTTGTGTCTTCAGCATTGATGGCCTCGTTATATTTCGGAGGATATAACTTCCCTTTCATGCACGACTTAGGACTGTCTGAAAATTGGATAACGATTATAGGCGTTCTCGCATTTTTCGTCAAAATATTTGCATTTATCTTCTTCTTTATGTGGGTGCGTTGGACTTTGCCACGATTCCGATATGATCAACTGATGAATTTAGGGTGGAAAATGCTGATTCCTTTAGCAATTGCAAATATTGTGTTGACGGGAATAATTACATTGATTAAGGATACATATTTTTCATAG